A region from the Bubalus kerabau isolate K-KA32 ecotype Philippines breed swamp buffalo chromosome 12, PCC_UOA_SB_1v2, whole genome shotgun sequence genome encodes:
- the HMGB1 gene encoding high mobility group protein B1: protein MGKGDPKKPRGKMSSYAFFVQTCREEHKKKHPDASVNFSEFSKKCSERWKTMSAKEKGKFEDMAKADKARYEREMKTYIPPKGETKKKFKDPNAPKRPPSAFFLFCSEYRPKIKGEHPGLSIGDVAKKLGEMWNNTAADDKQPYEKKAAKLKEKYEKDIAAYRAKGKPDAAKKGVVKAEKSKKKKEEEEDEEDEEDEEEEEDEEDEEEEEDDDDE from the exons atggGCAAAGGAGATCCTAAGAAGCCGAGAGGCAAAATGTCATCATATGCATTCTTCGTGCAAACTTGCCGGGAGGAGCACAAGAAGAAGCACCCGGATGCTTCCGTCAACTTCTCAGAGTTTTCTAAGAAGTGCTCAGAGAGGTGGAAG accATGTCTgctaaagagaaaggaaaatttgaAGACATGGCAAAGGCGGACAAGGCCCGttatgaaagagaaatgaaaacttatattcCTCCTAAAggggaaacaaaaaagaagttCAAGGATCCCAATGCACCCAAGAGGCCTCC TTCGgcctttttcttgttttgttctgAGTATCGTCCAAAAATCAAAGGCGAACATCCTGGCCTGTCTATTGGTGATGTTGCAAAGAAACTGGGAGAGATGTGGAATAACACTGCTGCGGATGACAAGCAGCCTTATGAGAAGAAGGCTGCTAAGCTGaaggaaaagtatgaaaag GATATTGCCGCATACCGAGCTAAAGGGAAGCCTGATGCAGCAAAAAAGGGAGTTGTCAAGGCTgaaaagagcaagaaaaagaaggaagaggaggaagatgaggaagatgaagaggatgaggaggaggaagaagatgaagaggatgaggaggaagaagaagatgatgatgatgaataa